One Pagrus major chromosome 15, Pma_NU_1.0 DNA window includes the following coding sequences:
- the fbxo5 gene encoding F-box only protein 5 — protein sequence MFHSKEVTMKCPHYKAAMANNLEKSSVSVAGAGSRVFHLKASPVKESSPIKPQCPPVAVTTVLFSLNNNTRAVHNKENSTSREHDGTLDEGFEDSGYLSLHNSQIDDHHGDEEDDCMQEKPTSAAAHQVKTISPKKSPSKCQGRMNSTHPVSLVAASPTVVCHRTRTAAYSLSSTPSDHHNNLPILKFQQAVCEELAKSYKKNKRYDWSIITKVAEDHLLDRVIGGQMGCEYVDMFSSLLSRNMRNILTDILSLLGDMDLISCKKVSRTWRKIICDDEAALNRCQQAEQALRESRSSLRQRACGLTRDVAVSRVLLSCMQTLASSTPSSSSSSSSSTPSCKINRRTLSSQKSGTPNCTRFNEYMKAASNLKQHESLRPCKRCGSPATHFTEVQRAKCMRPSCLFDFCTVCQESYHGSTPCRVVQPRSHFPSTKTTPIIPGSARSKRSIRRL from the exons ATGTTTCATTCCAAGGAAGTCACCATGAAATGCCCTCACTACAAGGCAGCAATGGCCAATAATCTGGAGAAAAGCTCTGTTTCTGTGGCTGGTGCAGGGTCCAGGGTGTTTCACCTCAAAGCTTCCCCGGTAAAAGAGTCCAGCCCAATCAAACCCCAGTGTCCACCTGTAGCAGTGACCACAGTGTTGTTCTCtctcaacaacaacaccagaGCAGTGCACAACAAGGAAAACAGCACCAGCAGGGAGCATGATGGGACTCTGGATGAAGGGTTTGAGGACAGCGGCTATCTTTCTCTGCACAACAGTCAGATTGATGATCATCACGGGGATGAAGAGGATGACtgcatgcaggaaaaacccacatctgctgctgcacatcAAGTAAAGACAATATCACCAAAGAAATCTCCCTCTAAATGTCAAGGGAGGATGAACTCGACCCATCCAGTGTCTCTGGTGGCAGCTTCTCCTACTGTGGTTTGTCATAGGACGAGAACAGCAGCATACTCACTGTCATCCACCCCATCAGATCATCACAACAACCTGCCGATACTGAAGTTCCAGCAGGCTGTGTGTGAAGAGCTTGCCAAGAGCTATAAGAAGAATAAGAG GTATGACTGGAGCATCATCACAAAGGTAGCAGAGGATCATCTGTTGGATCGGGTGATTGGAGGCCAGATGGGCTGCGAGTACGTCGACATGTTTTCATCTCTCCTGTCCAGGAACATGAGAAACATCTTGACCGACATCCTGTCCCTGCTGGGAGACATGGACCTCATTAG CTGTAAGAAAGTGAGCAGGACGTGGAGGAAGATCATCTGTGATGATGAAGCAGCTCTGAACAGGTGTCAACAAGCAGAGCAGGCACTCAGG GAGTCAAGGAGCTCTCTGAGACAAAGGGCCTGCGGCCTGACAAGAGACGTGGCCGTGTCAAGGGTGCTGCTGTCCTGCATGCAGACCCTGGCCTCCTCCactccatcatcttcatcctcttcttcctcatccaCCCCAAGCTGCAAGATCAACAGACGGACGCTCTCCTCTCAGAAGAGCGGTACACCCAACTGTACACGCTTCAATGAATACATGAAG GCCGCCAGCAATCTGAAGCAGCACGAGTCTTTGCGTCCCTGCAAGCGCTGCGGATCACCAGCAACACATTTCACCGAGGTTCAGAGGGCCAAATGCATGCGCCCCAGCTGCCTCTTCGATTTCTGCACTGTCTGCCAGGAGTCCTACCACGGCTCGACCCCCTGCAGAGTGGTGCAGCCCCGATCCCACTTCCCCTCCACCAAGACCACACCAATCATACCAGGCAGCGCCCGCAGCAAGAGGAGCATCAGGCGCCTGTGA